In Deinococcus sedimenti, a single genomic region encodes these proteins:
- a CDS encoding MFS transporter, whose amino-acid sequence MTEAPTRLQLPDHAPAAPQPGTRTVDSVIESLGVGPFQLRLLLICGLTFAADAMEVLLMGFALPGVNATFGLPPGALGATMLLSATFLGMLLGAPFWGRQADVYGRRPVFLFTVLAGVIFGLVGAMAPNIWVLVGARVLAGFAIGGTMAVDYALMAEFVPRRVRGRFLVLTEGFWAIGTLMIAALAYGVGQLLPPQESWRVLVLIAALPGVVGLLVRTGVPDSPRWLISRGRVEEARAALARVAALNGQTLPPEPLAAPRRLTAKPPRWGALLAPHLRDRTLLLSAAWFGMSLGYYGIFSWLPTHLRTQGVDLPEAYRVTMILALAQVPGYLLSSLMVEWAGRRATLVGFMLASAGGAYLFMLSSSPAWTLVASGLLSFSLLGAWGALYAFAAEVFPTTLRATGMGTVSAAARLGSLISPVAGGLLLSGNLGQALTVFAASFIISAGCVWATGLDLRGQPIPEGERG is encoded by the coding sequence CGCCGCAGCCCGGCACGCGGACCGTGGACAGCGTGATCGAGTCGCTGGGCGTGGGTCCGTTCCAGCTGCGGCTGCTGCTCATCTGCGGCCTGACCTTCGCGGCGGACGCCATGGAAGTCCTGCTGATGGGCTTCGCGCTACCCGGCGTGAACGCCACATTCGGCCTGCCACCCGGGGCGCTGGGGGCCACCATGCTGCTCTCGGCGACCTTCCTCGGCATGCTGCTCGGCGCGCCCTTCTGGGGCCGGCAGGCCGACGTGTACGGGCGTCGCCCCGTGTTCCTGTTCACAGTGCTGGCCGGTGTGATCTTCGGGCTGGTGGGCGCCATGGCCCCGAACATCTGGGTGCTGGTGGGCGCGCGGGTCCTGGCGGGATTCGCCATCGGCGGGACCATGGCGGTCGATTACGCCCTGATGGCCGAGTTCGTGCCCCGGCGCGTGCGCGGCCGTTTCCTGGTCCTGACCGAGGGCTTCTGGGCAATCGGCACGTTGATGATCGCAGCCCTGGCGTACGGCGTGGGGCAGCTGCTGCCCCCACAGGAGTCGTGGCGGGTGCTGGTGCTGATCGCGGCGCTGCCCGGCGTGGTGGGCCTGCTGGTCCGGACCGGGGTGCCGGACTCGCCCCGCTGGCTGATCTCCCGAGGCCGCGTGGAAGAAGCGCGCGCCGCCCTGGCCCGCGTGGCCGCGCTGAACGGTCAGACCCTCCCGCCAGAACCGCTGGCCGCGCCGCGCCGCCTGACGGCGAAACCGCCGCGCTGGGGGGCGCTGCTCGCCCCGCACCTGCGGGACCGGACGCTGCTGCTGTCCGCCGCGTGGTTCGGCATGAGCCTGGGGTACTACGGGATCTTCTCGTGGCTGCCCACGCACCTGCGCACGCAGGGTGTGGACCTGCCCGAAGCGTACCGCGTGACCATGATCCTGGCGCTGGCGCAGGTGCCGGGGTACCTGCTGTCCAGCCTGATGGTGGAGTGGGCGGGGCGCCGCGCGACCCTGGTGGGATTCATGCTGGCCAGCGCGGGCGGCGCGTACCTGTTCATGCTGTCCAGTTCGCCCGCGTGGACGCTGGTCGCGTCGGGCCTGCTGTCGTTCTCGCTGCTGGGCGCGTGGGGTGCACTGTACGCTTTCGCGGCCGAGGTGTTCCCCACGACCCTACGCGCCACCGGCATGGGGACCGTCAGTGCCGCCGCGCGGCTGGGCAGCCTGATCTCCCCGGTGGCGGGCGGCCTGCTGCTCAGCGGGAACCTGGGCCAGGCGCTGACCGTGTTCGCCGCGTCGTTCATCATCTCGGCCGGGTGCGTGTGGGCGACCGGACTGGACCTGCGCGGCCAGCCCATCCCGGAAGGAGAGCGGGGCTGA
- a CDS encoding adenylyltransferase/cytidyltransferase family protein, with product MYVGRFQPPHAGHLHAMQAALEVGNGRLLVLLGSANLARSARNPFTPRERAGMIRAALRETGVPPRRVTLRPLPDEFDAARWAAHVRRAAHEAAGNAPVVLTGFEKDASSSYLRWFPEWTLDPSPPLRVGEGVLNATEARAGLLGQGEVSPDLPPAVAAVLTRFRDTRTFDRLRTEWAALEAERTAWDGAPRHERLDLHVTPEHVWLARRPGPVGAGLWTLPATPLHPDRLPAGATVFSHPARSLGVPTTAHVVRVASPPPGTRPVPLPLALARPRQFFEDHHVILRRVLRVD from the coding sequence GTGTACGTGGGCCGCTTCCAGCCGCCGCACGCCGGGCACCTGCACGCCATGCAGGCGGCACTGGAGGTCGGGAACGGGCGGCTGCTGGTGCTGCTGGGCAGCGCGAACCTCGCCCGCAGCGCCCGCAACCCGTTCACGCCGCGCGAACGGGCCGGGATGATCCGCGCTGCACTGAGGGAAACGGGCGTCCCGCCGCGCCGCGTGACCCTGCGGCCCCTCCCGGACGAGTTCGACGCGGCCCGCTGGGCGGCGCATGTCCGCCGGGCCGCGCACGAGGCCGCCGGGAACGCCCCCGTCGTCCTGACGGGCTTCGAGAAGGACGCCAGCAGCAGCTACCTGCGCTGGTTCCCCGAGTGGACCCTGGACCCCAGCCCGCCCCTGCGGGTGGGGGAGGGCGTGCTGAACGCCACCGAGGCCCGCGCTGGCCTCCTCGGGCAGGGTGAGGTGTCCCCGGACCTGCCCCCGGCGGTCGCGGCGGTCCTGACCCGCTTCCGGGACACCCGCACCTTCGACCGCCTGCGCACCGAATGGGCCGCACTGGAGGCCGAACGGACCGCCTGGGATGGCGCGCCCCGACACGAACGCCTCGACCTGCACGTCACACCGGAACACGTGTGGCTGGCCCGACGCCCCGGCCCGGTCGGCGCGGGATTGTGGACCCTCCCCGCCACGCCCCTGCACCCCGACAGGCTGCCTGCGGGCGCGACCGTGTTCAGCCACCCGGCCCGCTCGCTGGGCGTACCCACCACCGCGCACGTCGTCCGTGTGGCCTCTCCGCCGCCCGGCACCCGCCCCGTGCCCCTGCCGCTCGCTCTGGCGCGACCCCGGCAGTTCTTCGAGGATCACCACGTCATCCTGCGCCGCGTGCTGCGGGTCGACTGA